Proteins encoded in a region of the Inquilinus sp. KBS0705 genome:
- a CDS encoding DUF3667 domain-containing protein, whose amino-acid sequence MKKHYRHEDDCLNCGTLLEGKYCHNCGQENLQIKESFGHMVNHAVSDYFHFDHQFFHTLKPLLFKPGQLTNEYIAGRRMQYLHPVKMYIFISLVFFFLYFQNNKHEPIEVNKKPKTEKGLSYSFKNDLDKNLAEDKNLTPAQRKLIAGTIKGFVPQADTAKASKQAADTSKVKKKESDDDGGGMSMFGVNSKDSDTYDDYLLKQSKLPANERDNFLKRYLKKKAYLWKSQGKNGKEMFTESFNHNTPKMMFLLLPLFAVILRLAFLKNNKFYVEHLIYAIHLHCYFFLLFTITLLLRLILPGDWKEVNDWIGIFAFIYGTWYVYKSLRAVYQRSPGRTISKMIGIAFMNMIALVFCFMTLATITALTSV is encoded by the coding sequence ATGAAGAAACACTACCGGCACGAAGACGATTGCCTTAACTGCGGTACGCTTTTAGAAGGCAAATATTGCCATAACTGCGGGCAGGAAAATCTGCAGATAAAAGAAAGCTTTGGGCATATGGTTAACCATGCCGTAAGCGATTACTTCCACTTCGATCACCAGTTTTTTCATACGTTAAAACCTTTACTATTTAAGCCGGGCCAACTAACCAACGAGTACATAGCCGGCCGTAGGATGCAATACCTGCACCCGGTTAAGATGTACATATTTATCAGTTTGGTTTTCTTCTTCCTGTATTTTCAAAACAACAAGCACGAACCTATAGAGGTAAATAAAAAGCCAAAAACAGAGAAAGGCTTATCTTATAGTTTTAAAAACGACCTGGATAAAAACCTTGCAGAAGATAAGAACCTGACACCAGCTCAAAGAAAGCTTATAGCCGGTACTATAAAGGGTTTTGTACCGCAAGCTGATACCGCTAAAGCCAGCAAACAAGCGGCTGATACAAGCAAGGTTAAAAAGAAAGAAAGCGATGATGACGGAGGCGGTATGTCGATGTTTGGTGTTAATAGTAAGGATAGCGATACCTACGATGATTATTTACTAAAACAAAGTAAGCTACCGGCCAATGAGCGCGATAATTTTTTGAAGAGGTATTTAAAAAAGAAAGCTTACCTGTGGAAAAGTCAGGGCAAAAATGGTAAGGAAATGTTTACCGAGTCGTTTAACCACAATACACCAAAAATGATGTTTTTATTGCTACCCCTATTTGCAGTAATACTTAGGCTGGCTTTTTTAAAGAACAACAAATTTTACGTAGAGCATTTGATATACGCTATCCATCTGCATTGCTATTTTTTCCTGCTGTTTACAATTACGCTGTTATTACGTCTTATCCTACCCGGAGATTGGAAGGAGGTAAACGACTGGATAGGGATATTTGCCTTTATATACGGTACCTGGTATGTATACAAATCGTTAAGAGCCGTTTATCAGCGCAGCCCGGGGCGTACAATCAGTAAAATGATAGGGATAGCATTCATGAATATGATAGCGCTTGTATTCTGCTTTATGACCTTAGCCACTATAACAGCGCTTACCAGCGTTTAA
- a CDS encoding electron transfer flavoprotein subunit beta/FixA family protein has translation MKILVCISNVPDTTTKITFTDNNTQFNTTGVQFILNPYDEIALARAIELTDGGNGSVTVINIGEAGTEPTIRKALAIGATDAIRINAKPHDAWYVAYQVAQYVKANPFDLILTGRESIDYNGSKVAAMLGELLDIPSVSIIKKLEATAADATVEREIEGGKEVLTIPFPFVAGCAEGVAEPKIPNMRGIMSARTKPLTVVEAVEVKTFSEIISYETPAPRGQVNLVPADDPAKLVDLLHTQARVI, from the coding sequence ATGAAAATACTGGTATGTATCAGCAATGTTCCGGATACCACTACAAAAATAACTTTTACTGATAATAACACCCAATTTAATACAACCGGGGTGCAGTTTATCTTAAATCCTTACGATGAAATTGCATTGGCACGCGCAATTGAACTAACCGATGGCGGCAATGGCAGTGTTACCGTAATAAACATTGGCGAAGCCGGTACAGAGCCCACCATACGCAAAGCATTAGCAATTGGTGCTACCGATGCTATACGCATTAACGCCAAACCGCACGATGCATGGTATGTGGCCTACCAGGTAGCACAATATGTTAAAGCCAACCCTTTCGACCTTATTTTGACCGGGCGCGAGTCTATCGATTACAATGGATCGAAGGTAGCCGCGATGCTGGGCGAACTGTTGGATATTCCATCGGTATCAATCATTAAAAAGTTGGAGGCTACTGCTGCCGATGCCACTGTAGAACGCGAAATAGAAGGCGGTAAAGAGGTGTTAACCATCCCCTTCCCTTTTGTGGCCGGTTGTGCCGAGGGTGTTGCCGAGCCTAAAATACCCAATATGCGCGGTATCATGAGCGCACGTACAAAGCCCCTTACGGTGGTTGAGGCTGTTGAAGTAAAAACTTTTTCAGAGATCATCAGTTATGAAACCCCTGCCCCACGCGGACAGGTGAACTTAGTGCCTGCGGATGACCCTGCCAAACTGGTAGACCTGCTGCATACGCAGGCAAGGGTAATATAA
- a CDS encoding PorT family protein: protein MNKFFTTLLVVLTFSATVFSQTKGTNQFAVHIGYNAATATSQYATADYLGGFNAGVYLDHYFSDKWSLKTGLNYDQKGWANGYYDDVSSFTVTDYRLNYITIPVMANWHFGKTKNWYLNFGPYIGFLLDASTREGQDVKSYFNSTDGGLDIGIGVKFPVSNTTRLFIEVNGQAGFSDLSNATNGSNVRNSVTGFNIGLAF from the coding sequence ATGAACAAATTTTTTACCACATTACTTGTTGTATTGACTTTCTCTGCAACGGTATTTTCGCAAACCAAGGGCACTAATCAATTTGCTGTTCACATTGGCTATAATGCGGCTACAGCAACATCACAGTATGCAACTGCCGATTACCTTGGCGGCTTTAACGCCGGCGTTTACCTCGATCACTATTTTTCTGATAAATGGAGCTTAAAAACAGGCTTAAATTACGACCAAAAAGGTTGGGCCAATGGCTATTATGATGATGTAAGTAGCTTTACTGTAACTGATTACCGGCTGAATTACATCACCATACCCGTAATGGCTAACTGGCATTTTGGCAAAACCAAAAACTGGTATTTAAATTTTGGCCCTTACATAGGCTTTTTATTAGATGCATCAACACGCGAAGGGCAGGATGTAAAAAGCTATTTTAACTCGACAGATGGGGGGCTTGATATAGGTATAGGAGTAAAATTCCCGGTATCTAACACTACAAGGCTTTTTATTGAAGTTAATGGGCAAGCCGGTTTTTCGGATTTAAGCAACGCCACTAACGGCTCAAACGTCAGAAACAGTGTAACAGGCTTTAATATCGGCCTTGCTTTTTAA
- a CDS encoding MFS transporter yields MNIKFRLILMNFMQFFIWGAWLLTIGAYWFQNKQWSGAQFGAIFSTMGISAIFMPALMGVLADRFINAEKLYGIMHILGAVVLCILPMVTNPTTFFWVMLLNMAFYMPTLSLSITVAYSALKGQSIDVVKHFPPIRTWGTVGFIVALWTVSLTHNETSSNQFYIAAAVALALGVYAFTLPKCPPLLSRTANKSLTNVLGLNAFALFKSPRFAIFFAFSLLLGAALQLTNAYGDTFIHDFKNVPTYRDTIAVKYPAIIMSISQISETLFILAIPFFLRKFGIKYVMLFSMLAWVLRFGLFAFGDPANGLWMIVLSCIVYGMAFDFFNISGSLFVETQTTPEIRGSAQGLFMMMVNGFGALFGSFTSGLLIDKFFTLPDQSKNWHGIWLTFAAYALVIAVIFPFVFRYKHNAALKHAIEHA; encoded by the coding sequence ATGAATATTAAGTTCCGCTTAATACTGATGAATTTTATGCAGTTTTTTATATGGGGGGCATGGCTGCTTACCATCGGGGCTTACTGGTTTCAAAACAAACAATGGTCGGGTGCGCAGTTTGGCGCCATCTTTTCTACCATGGGTATCTCGGCCATATTTATGCCTGCCCTTATGGGTGTTTTAGCCGATAGATTTATAAATGCCGAGAAGCTTTACGGCATAATGCACATATTGGGTGCAGTGGTTTTATGTATACTGCCCATGGTAACTAACCCTACTACCTTTTTTTGGGTAATGCTGCTAAATATGGCCTTTTACATGCCTACCCTATCCCTATCTATTACAGTAGCTTATTCGGCTTTAAAAGGCCAAAGTATTGATGTGGTTAAACACTTCCCCCCTATACGCACATGGGGCACTGTAGGCTTTATAGTGGCCTTGTGGACCGTTAGCCTAACCCATAATGAAACATCGTCTAACCAGTTTTACATTGCGGCTGCTGTAGCGCTTGCATTGGGTGTATATGCTTTTACATTACCCAAATGCCCGCCATTGCTTAGCCGCACCGCAAATAAATCATTAACCAATGTGTTGGGCCTAAACGCGTTCGCGTTGTTTAAATCACCGCGCTTTGCCATCTTCTTCGCATTCTCGCTCTTGTTGGGTGCCGCGTTGCAGCTAACCAACGCTTACGGCGATACTTTTATACACGATTTTAAAAATGTACCCACTTACAGGGATACCATTGCCGTAAAGTATCCGGCTATTATCATGTCTATCTCGCAGATATCCGAAACGTTGTTTATACTGGCCATACCCTTCTTTTTACGCAAGTTTGGTATCAAATACGTTATGTTGTTTAGCATGCTGGCCTGGGTGCTGCGTTTTGGCTTGTTTGCCTTTGGCGACCCTGCCAACGGCCTTTGGATGATAGTACTATCGTGCATAGTATATGGTATGGCTTTCGATTTCTTTAACATATCAGGGTCGTTATTTGTTGAAACACAAACCACACCCGAGATACGCGGCAGCGCGCAGGGTTTGTTTATGATGATGGTAAACGGCTTTGGCGCTTTATTTGGCAGTTTTACCAGCGGTTTGTTAATAGATAAGTTTTTTACCTTGCCCGACCAAAGTAAAAACTGGCACGGCATATGGCTTACCTTTGCAGCCTACGCGCTGGTTATAGCCGTTATATTCCCTTTTGTATTTAGGTACAAGCATAATGCGGCGCTTAAACATGCCATTGAACACGCTTAA
- the rlmB gene encoding 23S rRNA (guanosine(2251)-2'-O)-methyltransferase RlmB: MTYNSKPVREGNQMVFGIRAVIEAILAGKEIEALYLQRGLGGGLLNELKEVMAEYQIAGQQVPVEKLNRITMKNHQGAIAFISPIIYQKIENIIPEVFERGEVPLILVLDSITDVRNMGAIARTAECAGVHAIVIPAKGSAQINPDAIKTSAGALYKIPVCRHDNFMQTVKFLQESGLQLVCCTEKTNDYIYTPDYTAPTAIIMGSEEDGIRNEIIRISDYLAKIPMFGEIESLNVSVSTGVILYEAVKQREASLKS; this comes from the coding sequence ATGACATATAATTCTAAACCTGTGCGCGAAGGCAACCAAATGGTTTTTGGTATACGGGCCGTTATAGAAGCCATACTGGCAGGTAAAGAAATTGAGGCTTTATACCTACAGCGCGGATTAGGCGGAGGCCTGCTAAACGAACTGAAAGAAGTAATGGCTGAATATCAGATAGCAGGCCAGCAAGTGCCGGTTGAAAAGCTGAACCGTATTACGATGAAAAACCACCAGGGTGCTATTGCTTTTATATCGCCCATTATTTACCAAAAAATAGAAAACATTATACCAGAGGTGTTTGAAAGGGGCGAAGTGCCTTTAATTTTGGTATTGGATAGTATTACCGATGTCCGTAATATGGGTGCTATTGCCCGTACGGCTGAGTGTGCCGGCGTACATGCCATTGTTATCCCGGCAAAGGGCTCAGCCCAGATAAACCCTGATGCTATAAAGACATCTGCCGGGGCTTTGTATAAGATACCGGTTTGCAGGCACGATAATTTTATGCAAACGGTTAAATTTTTACAAGAATCGGGCCTGCAACTGGTTTGTTGTACTGAAAAAACGAACGATTACATCTATACCCCTGATTATACCGCCCCAACAGCTATAATAATGGGTTCTGAAGAGGATGGTATCCGTAATGAGATTATCCGAATATCAGATTACCTGGCCAAAATACCCATGTTCGGCGAAATAGAATCGCTAAATGTATCGGTATCAACAGGGGTTATATTGTACGAGGCGGTAAAGCAAAGGGAGGCGAGTCTTAAGTCTTAA
- a CDS encoding PorT family protein, translating to MKKFLLTLSICLAVTAVTKAQLIPKFQFGAKAGLNLTSLATNTSTFNSSNRAGYLGGVWARFGALGFNFQPELYLTGKNVKIDNGSGDITDAKFTSIDVPLLFGGKVGAFGLGGRFYTGPLASFAINKNQTFGGAAANAVKLNYKDANFAWTVGAGVDIQKLSIDLRYEAGLTKQQYYNNSHTRVNLFNLSLAYTLYSL from the coding sequence ATGAAAAAGTTTCTACTTACATTATCAATATGCCTGGCTGTAACAGCAGTTACCAAAGCCCAGTTAATACCAAAATTTCAGTTTGGTGCTAAGGCAGGTTTAAATTTAACCAGCCTTGCTACTAATACCAGCACTTTTAACAGTAGCAACCGCGCCGGTTACCTTGGTGGGGTATGGGCACGTTTTGGCGCATTAGGCTTCAACTTTCAGCCCGAGCTTTACTTAACAGGCAAAAACGTTAAAATAGACAATGGATCCGGCGATATTACCGATGCTAAATTTACCAGTATTGATGTGCCTTTATTATTTGGCGGCAAGGTTGGCGCATTTGGTTTAGGGGGCAGGTTTTACACCGGTCCTTTAGCATCTTTTGCTATCAATAAAAATCAAACATTTGGTGGCGCCGCTGCCAATGCTGTAAAATTGAATTATAAAGATGCCAACTTTGCCTGGACGGTTGGCGCGGGCGTAGATATTCAAAAACTATCTATTGATTTGCGTTATGAGGCCGGCTTAACCAAACAACAATATTACAATAACAGCCACACCAGGGTTAACCTGTTTAACCTTAGTTTAGCTTATACACTATACTCATTATAA
- a CDS encoding tetratricopeptide repeat protein, with amino-acid sequence MDTSRLDKLLAFIQNEPNDEFLKYALATEYLRLNDSEKALSYYEDLVQNHPNYTGTYYHLGKLYEALNRRDDAERTYVTGMELTKAKRDMHAFSELQAVYRELVGYEDEYDD; translated from the coding sequence ATGGACACAAGCAGATTAGATAAGCTATTGGCATTTATACAGAACGAACCAAACGATGAGTTTTTAAAATACGCCTTAGCTACAGAGTACCTTAGGCTAAACGACAGCGAAAAGGCCTTAAGCTATTACGAGGACCTGGTGCAGAACCACCCTAACTACACCGGCACCTATTACCATTTAGGCAAGTTGTACGAAGCACTTAACCGCCGCGACGATGCCGAGCGCACCTATGTAACCGGCATGGAATTAACCAAGGCAAAACGGGACATGCATGCCTTTAGCGAACTGCAGGCGGTATACCGCGAGTTGGTGGGTTACGAAGACGAGTACGACGATTAA
- a CDS encoding TolC family protein translates to MRYFKFILFSIIISSPVLAYSQADTVITLQQAVDIALKNNLDVKQSALQMEVSHVNYNQAKDNLLPSINGQVDQSFNQGRALDQSTYSYINQSFKSGNYGLSGDLTLFSGLQYLNKIKQTSLAYQAGKMDYQQAKDLVTINVITAYLQVLDNGELLNQVQNQLDVSKKQVERLNILEKEGANKLPSDLYDLKGTYADNQVSYVNAKATLQTSKLNLLQILNIPFNGAIKFEAISGQDLKNVSESADQVYATALQQLAYIKAATLRRQSAEKAVAAAKGSLFPTLSLFSGLSTNYSSAAQLNNQNIRFYDQFKNNYYSQIGLSLRIPILNYLQKRNSVALAKIDLLNYTYVEDNSKIKLRQNVEQAYLNMTSAYERYSTLLEQVAAYKESFRTAEIRFNAGVLTSVDFVVAKNNLDRANLNLINARYDCYIYSKILDYYQGKLAL, encoded by the coding sequence ATGCGATACTTTAAATTTATACTTTTTAGCATAATTATATCATCACCGGTGTTGGCATACAGCCAGGCCGATACCGTAATTACCCTACAACAAGCGGTTGACATTGCCCTTAAAAATAACCTTGATGTTAAACAAAGCGCCTTGCAAATGGAGGTTAGCCATGTAAATTACAACCAGGCTAAAGACAACCTTTTACCTTCAATAAACGGCCAGGTAGACCAAAGCTTTAATCAGGGCCGTGCCTTAGATCAGTCTACCTACAGCTATATCAACCAGTCATTTAAATCGGGTAACTACGGCTTAAGCGGCGACCTTACCTTATTTAGCGGTTTGCAATACCTTAACAAAATAAAACAAACATCATTAGCATACCAGGCCGGTAAGATGGATTATCAGCAGGCAAAAGACCTGGTTACCATAAATGTAATAACCGCTTATTTGCAAGTGTTAGACAACGGCGAATTACTTAACCAGGTACAAAACCAACTGGACGTATCCAAAAAACAGGTAGAGCGGTTAAACATATTAGAAAAGGAAGGTGCTAATAAACTACCATCAGACCTTTACGACCTTAAAGGTACCTACGCTGATAACCAGGTATCGTATGTAAATGCAAAGGCAACGCTGCAAACCTCAAAACTCAACTTATTGCAGATATTAAACATCCCCTTTAACGGCGCCATTAAGTTTGAAGCCATTAGCGGGCAAGACCTTAAAAATGTATCAGAATCGGCCGACCAGGTTTATGCAACTGCGTTGCAGCAACTAGCTTATATTAAAGCCGCTACGTTAAGAAGGCAAAGTGCCGAAAAAGCTGTGGCAGCGGCTAAGGGGTCGTTGTTTCCTACCTTATCATTGTTTAGCGGTTTAAGCACCAACTACTCAAGTGCTGCGCAATTAAATAACCAAAATATCCGCTTTTACGATCAGTTTAAAAATAATTACTATTCGCAAATAGGCCTAAGCCTGCGTATACCTATTTTAAACTACCTGCAAAAACGTAATAGCGTAGCCCTTGCTAAAATAGACTTGCTTAACTACACTTATGTTGAGGATAACAGCAAAATTAAGTTAAGGCAAAATGTTGAGCAGGCCTACCTGAACATGACATCGGCTTATGAGCGATACAGTACACTGCTTGAACAAGTAGCTGCTTATAAAGAATCGTTCAGAACGGCAGAAATACGTTTTAACGCCGGTGTTTTAACCTCTGTAGATTTTGTGGTTGCTAAAAACAACTTAGACAGGGCAAACCTAAACCTTATAAATGCACGCTACGATTGTTACATCTACAGCAAAATATTAGATTATTACCAGGGTAAACTGGCCTTGTAA
- a CDS encoding mannose-1-phosphate guanylyltransferase, translated as MNKNYYAIIMAGGIGSRFWPISRTSHPKQFIDILGTGKTLIQNTYDRFLKVCPKENIYVVTNENYTKLVKHQLPDMADQQILTEPVMRNTAPCVAYGCFKIESLNPDAAIVVAPSDHLILDEAAFVTAIEKSLKTASEEKCLITLGIKPSRPDTGYGYIQYTDNTLNDEFHKVKTFTEKPTLEIAKTFIQSGDFLWNAGIFVWSAKAIVESFGNHLPEMFEIFADARPFYNTDDEKPYVHKAYQRCVNISIDYGIMEKAPNVYVLPSEFGWSDLGTWASIYQLADKDYVGNAVIPSDKVIMYDSSNCMVNVPGEKLVILQGLHDFIVVESNNSLLICPRDQEQNIKQVVADVKNKFGTKYI; from the coding sequence ATGAATAAAAACTACTATGCCATAATTATGGCGGGCGGAATTGGCAGCCGATTTTGGCCAATTAGCAGAACATCCCATCCAAAACAATTTATTGACATATTGGGTACCGGCAAAACGCTGATACAAAATACCTACGATAGATTTTTAAAGGTTTGCCCTAAAGAGAATATTTATGTAGTTACAAACGAGAATTATACCAAGCTGGTAAAGCACCAATTACCTGATATGGCCGACCAGCAGATACTTACTGAGCCGGTAATGCGTAACACGGCCCCTTGCGTGGCCTACGGCTGCTTTAAAATAGAAAGCCTTAACCCGGATGCTGCAATTGTTGTAGCACCCTCAGATCACTTAATATTAGACGAAGCGGCCTTTGTTACCGCCATCGAAAAATCGTTAAAAACAGCGAGCGAGGAAAAGTGCCTGATAACCCTTGGTATTAAACCATCAAGGCCCGATACGGGTTACGGGTATATCCAATACACCGATAACACCCTGAATGATGAGTTTCATAAGGTTAAGACCTTTACCGAAAAGCCTACATTAGAAATTGCCAAAACCTTTATACAAAGCGGCGACTTTTTGTGGAACGCCGGCATATTTGTATGGTCGGCAAAAGCAATAGTTGAGTCGTTTGGTAACCACCTGCCCGAAATGTTTGAAATATTTGCCGATGCAAGGCCATTTTACAATACAGATGATGAAAAACCCTATGTACATAAGGCTTACCAACGCTGTGTAAACATCTCTATCGATTATGGTATTATGGAAAAGGCGCCAAATGTATATGTATTGCCGTCAGAATTTGGCTGGAGCGACCTGGGTACCTGGGCATCTATCTATCAATTAGCTGATAAGGATTATGTAGGCAACGCGGTTATCCCGTCAGATAAGGTGATCATGTACGATTCATCAAACTGTATGGTAAATGTGCCCGGCGAAAAACTGGTGATATTACAAGGCTTGCACGATTTTATTGTAGTAGAATCAAATAACTCCCTATTGATATGCCCGCGCGACCAGGAACAAAACATAAAGCAAGTAGTAGCCGATGTTAAAAACAAGTTCGGAACCAAGTATATTTAG
- the dnaB gene encoding replicative DNA helicase: MNFENESPNYKPNTTDRRSRITNPATYAGLGKLPPQATDLEEAVLGALMLEKDALSSVIDILKPDVFYVESHKKIFQAIHTLFEKTSPVDILTVTAQLRQQGELEMIGGAYYITELTNRVASAANIEYHARIIIQKFIQRELIRISTEVINSAYEDTSDVLDMLDKAEKNLFEIAQNNLRRDSRKMDDLMHETLKEIEALKDKKDGLTGVASGFTDLDRMTSGWQKSDLVIIAARPAMGKTAFVLTCARNAAVDFNKPVVVFSLEMSSVQLVNRLISGETEIEQEKIRKGTLEEWEWQQIHSKIGRLEQAPLIIDDTPALNIFEFRAKCRRLKSQHDIQLIIIDYLQLMHGKSEGSKGGGNREQEIGSISRALKSVAKELNVPVIALSQLSRAVENRPGGSKRPMLSDLRESGSIEQDADMVLFLYRPEYYGLDVDEDNNPTQGVGEVIIAKHRNGETGRVRLKFVGKYVKFQDLDGGMDGFEASNNAFAGLNPSQDFESKPSNFIIRPSRMDDIDDEPPF, translated from the coding sequence ATGAATTTTGAGAACGAATCACCTAATTACAAGCCGAACACTACCGACCGTAGAAGCAGGATAACCAACCCTGCCACGTATGCCGGTTTAGGCAAATTGCCTCCACAAGCTACAGATCTTGAAGAAGCTGTTTTAGGCGCATTAATGCTCGAAAAGGACGCGCTATCGTCTGTTATTGATATACTTAAACCTGATGTTTTTTATGTCGAAAGCCACAAAAAAATATTCCAGGCTATACATACTTTGTTTGAAAAAACCTCTCCGGTAGATATTTTAACTGTTACAGCCCAGTTGCGCCAGCAAGGCGAGCTGGAAATGATAGGCGGTGCCTACTATATTACCGAACTAACTAACCGTGTTGCATCAGCAGCCAATATTGAATATCACGCCCGTATCATCATCCAAAAATTCATTCAGCGCGAGCTGATAAGGATATCTACCGAGGTGATAAACAGCGCGTATGAAGATACCAGCGACGTACTGGATATGCTGGATAAGGCCGAAAAAAACCTGTTTGAGATAGCACAAAACAACCTCCGCCGCGACTCGCGCAAGATGGATGACCTGATGCACGAAACGCTAAAGGAAATTGAGGCCCTTAAAGACAAAAAAGACGGTTTAACAGGTGTAGCATCAGGTTTTACAGACCTGGACAGGATGACCTCAGGTTGGCAAAAATCTGACTTGGTTATTATTGCTGCACGCCCCGCAATGGGTAAAACAGCCTTTGTACTTACCTGCGCCCGTAATGCCGCTGTTGATTTTAATAAACCTGTGGTTGTATTTTCACTGGAAATGTCATCAGTTCAGTTAGTTAACCGTTTAATATCCGGCGAAACCGAAATTGAACAAGAGAAGATACGTAAAGGGACTTTAGAGGAGTGGGAATGGCAACAGATACACTCAAAAATAGGCCGCTTAGAGCAGGCCCCATTGATCATTGACGACACCCCTGCCCTTAATATATTCGAATTCAGGGCCAAATGCCGCCGTTTAAAGTCGCAGCACGACATACAGCTGATCATCATCGATTACCTGCAATTGATGCATGGTAAGAGCGAAGGCAGCAAAGGCGGAGGCAACCGCGAGCAGGAAATAGGTAGCATATCTCGCGCGTTAAAGTCTGTGGCTAAGGAGCTTAACGTGCCTGTAATAGCCCTATCGCAGTTAAGCCGTGCGGTTGAGAACAGGCCAGGCGGCTCAAAAAGGCCAATGCTTTCAGATTTGCGTGAATCAGGCTCTATCGAGCAGGATGCTGATATGGTGCTATTCCTCTATAGGCCAGAGTATTATGGGCTTGATGTGGATGAAGATAACAACCCTACACAGGGTGTGGGCGAAGTTATTATAGCCAAGCACCGTAACGGCGAAACCGGCCGTGTAAGGCTCAAATTTGTGGGTAAATACGTTAAATTCCAGGATCTGGATGGCGGCATGGATGGCTTTGAGGCCTCCAATAACGCCTTTGCGGGACTAAACCCATCGCAGGATTTTGAGAGTAAGCCAAGCAATTTTATCATTCGCCCGTCAAGGATGGATGATATTGACGACGAGCCACCCTTTTAA
- a CDS encoding electron transfer flavoprotein subunit alpha/FixB family protein gives MSVLIYAENAGGKFKKSTFEAVSYAKAIADQNNTTLTAISIGDVANDDLAALGKYGAAKVLNVTNDKLKNFINQAYASVIAEAAKAQGADIVVLSNSFSGRGLAPRLGVKLEAGVADGAVSLPEQNDGKFTVKKTAFSGKAFAVVELTSTNKVIALTPNSYKVVDGSSVAPVEDFSVEAKASDFKEMIKDIVRSTDKVSLPDAEIVVSAGRGLKGPENWGMVEELANLLGAATACSKPVSDAGWRPHSEHVGQTGIAVSPNLYIAIGISGAIQHLAGISASKVIVVINKDAEAPFFKVADYGIVGDAFEVLPKLIAAVKEYKASA, from the coding sequence ATGTCAGTTTTAATATACGCGGAAAATGCAGGCGGTAAATTCAAAAAATCAACTTTTGAAGCCGTATCATACGCCAAAGCCATTGCCGACCAAAATAACACTACGCTTACAGCCATATCTATAGGCGATGTTGCTAATGATGATTTAGCCGCATTGGGTAAATATGGTGCCGCAAAGGTTTTAAATGTAACTAACGATAAGCTAAAGAATTTCATTAACCAGGCGTATGCATCGGTTATTGCCGAAGCTGCTAAGGCGCAGGGTGCGGATATTGTGGTTTTATCAAACTCGTTTAGCGGCCGCGGGTTGGCTCCGCGTTTGGGTGTTAAGCTGGAAGCCGGTGTTGCCGATGGTGCCGTTTCGCTGCCTGAACAAAATGATGGTAAATTCACGGTTAAAAAAACAGCGTTTTCCGGTAAGGCCTTTGCTGTGGTCGAATTAACATCAACCAATAAGGTGATAGCCCTGACTCCAAATTCATACAAAGTAGTTGATGGCAGCAGTGTTGCGCCTGTAGAAGATTTTAGCGTGGAAGCCAAGGCATCTGACTTTAAGGAAATGATCAAGGATATTGTACGCTCTACCGATAAGGTATCGTTACCCGATGCCGAGATTGTAGTATCTGCCGGCCGCGGCCTTAAAGGGCCCGAAAACTGGGGTATGGTAGAAGAGCTTGCCAACTTGCTTGGTGCGGCTACAGCCTGCTCTAAACCGGTGTCAGACGCCGGATGGCGCCCCCATAGCGAGCACGTTGGCCAAACAGGTATAGCCGTTAGCCCTAATTTGTACATTGCTATAGGCATATCGGGCGCTATACAGCATTTGGCGGGCATAAGTGCATCAAAAGTTATTGTTGTGATAAACAAAGATGCCGAAGCGCCGTTTTTTAAAGTGGCCGACTATGGTATTGTTGGCGATGCTTTTGAAGTGTTGCCAAAATTAATTGCAGCCGTTAAGGAATATAAAGCCTCAGCTTAA